The Megalobrama amblycephala isolate DHTTF-2021 linkage group LG7, ASM1881202v1, whole genome shotgun sequence genome window below encodes:
- the LOC125273109 gene encoding B-cell receptor CD22-like yields LDPPRNVSVSIIQSGQIWAGDSVTLICSSDSNPPALNFSWFKENESSAVGSGQSFSALQSGRFYCQAHNQHGSQRSDAVTVTVHHGAGRNVIVIAATSGGLFFIIIIIIIILFIIKKRRSVKSEELTLEELFDLKEDTCQDLEVKSTTSDLYDTLPISDPNEDTYTAFDSKPTTSDLYNTLTISDPNEDTYTALELKSTTSDLYDTLTINRKMLQ; encoded by the exons ttagaCCCACCCAGGAATGTCTCAGTGTCCATCATTCAGTCTGGTCAGATTTGggcaggagattcagtgactctgatctgcagcagtgattcaaaccctcctgctctgaacttcagctggtttaaggaGAATGAAAGCTCAGCTGTTGGgtctggacagagtttcagtgcaCTACAGAGTGGACGCTTCTACTGTCAGGCTCACAATCAACATGGATCTCAGAGATCAGACGCTGTAACTGTCACAG TTCATCATGGTGCTGGAAGGAATGTGATTGTGATCGCAGCGACATCTGGAGGAttattcttcatcatcatcatcatcatcatcatcctctttATAAT AAAGAAGCGAAGGAGTGTTAAATCTGAAGAACTCACACTGGAAGAG CTCTTTGATCTAAAAGAAGACACATGTCAAGATCTTGAGGTCAAGTCCACGACCTCAGACCTGTACGACACACTCCCA ATCTCTGATCCCAATGAAGACACATATACAGCTTTTGATTCCAAGCCCACGACCTCTGACCTATACAACACTCTAACA ATCTCTGATCCCAATGAAGACACATATACAGCTCTTGAGCTCAAGTCCACGACCTCTGACCTGTACGACACACTCACA ATCAACAGGAAAATGCTGCAATAA
- the LOC125271278 gene encoding uncharacterized protein LOC125271278, translating into MFCFNLELIQLVTQPGFIDLTQEQGGAERQDQGATPSEIVLRNGTPPITPSSRNNDVVISNADTIDLTSDEDLQGDDYEPPAKKRIIGVVTPMRIHIPAVNDERQTSASVLRWSDSQLNAWDQASWASEDDAPTRGGQTPYPSQEEPVEQDQEPAHEHTHEQEQDQEDQEEEGEDGNVSVASSNSSSRGHQRSERIEATLNHTLTEVLAIHTRMDGIETRLDDIIRLLNEQMTMNERGFGCVLSNGNENLREKRLMVDLLCATHRDVQEIRHFHN; encoded by the exons atgttttgttttaatttagaaTTAATCCAGCTAGTCACACAACCAGGCTTTATAGATCTCACACAAGAGCAAGGAGGGGCCGAAAGGCAGGACCAGGGCGCCACCCCCAGTGAGATCGTATTAAGAAATGGTACCCCGCCTATAACGCCGTCATCAAGAAACAATGACGTTGTAATATCTAACGCAGACACAATAGACCTTACTTCAGATGAAGATCTTCAGGGTGATGACTACGAACCACCCGCAAAGAAAAGAATCATTGGTGTCGTCACCCCTATGAGGATACATATACCCGCGGTAAATGACG AAAGACAAACGTCGGCGAGTGTACTAAGATGGTCTGATTCACAGCTAAATGCTTGGGACCAGGCGTCATGGGCAAGCGAAGATGACGCACCAACGAGAGGCGGCCAAACCCCGTATCCATCACAAGAAGAACCAGTAGAACAAGACCAAGAACCTGCACACGAACACACACATGAACAAGAACAAGACCAAGAAGATCAAGAAGAAGAAGGAGAAGACGGCAACGTGTCAGTGGCTTCGAGCAATAGTTCATCTCGAGGTCACCAGCGCAGTGAGCGCATTGAAGCAACGCTCAATCATACCCTTACCGAAGTGCTGGCAATACACACGCGTATGGATGGAATTGAAACCCGTTTGGATGATATTATCCGCCTTTTAAATGAGCAGATGACAATGAATGAGAGAGGGTTCGGGTGTGTACTATCTAACGGTAATGAAAATCTGAGAGAGAAAAGACTGATGGTGGATCTTCTATGTGCAACTCACAGAGATGTACAAGAGATCAGACATTTTCACAATTGA